A region from the Chionomys nivalis chromosome 22, mChiNiv1.1, whole genome shotgun sequence genome encodes:
- the Fign gene encoding fidgetin, with product MQWTPEHAQWPEQHFDITSTTRSPAHKVEAYRGHLQRTYQYAWANDDISALTASNLLKKYAEKYSGILEGPVDRPVLSNFSDTPSGLVNGRKNESEPWQPSLNSEAVYPMNCVPDVITASKAGVSSALPPVDVSASIGSSPGVASNLTEPSYSSSTCGSHTVPSLHSGLPSQEYAPGYNGSYLHSTYSSQPTPALPSPHPSPLHSSGLLQPPPPPPPPPALVPGYNGTSNLSSYSYPSASYPPQTAVGSGYSPGGAPPPPSAYLPSGIPAPTPLPPTTVPGYTYQGHGLTPIAPSTLANSSASSLKRKAFYMAGQGDMDSSYGNYSYGQQRSTQSPMYRMPDNSISNANRGNGFDRNAETSSLAFKPTKQLMSSEQQRKFSSQSSRALTPPSYSTAKNSLGSRSSESFGKYTSPVMSEHGEDPRQLLAHPMQGPGLRAATSSNHSVDEQLKNTDTHLIDLVTNEIITQGPPVDWSDIAGLDLVKAVIKEEVLWPVLRSDAFSGLTALPRSVLLFGPRGTGKTLLGRCIASQLGATFFKIAGSGLVAKWLGEAEKIIHASFLVARCRQPSVIFVSDIDMLLSSQVSEEHSPVSRMRTEFLMQLDTVLTSAEDQIVVICATSKPEEIDESLRRYFMKRLLIPLPDSTGRHQIIVQLLSQHNYCLNDKEFALLVQRTEGFSGLDVAHLCQEAAVGPLHAIPATDLSAIMPSQLRPVTYQDFENAFCKIQPSITQKELDMYVEWNKMFGCSQ from the coding sequence ATGCAGTGGACGCCGGAGCATGCCCAGTGGCCAGAACAGCACTTTGACATCACCTCAACCACTCGGTCTCCTGCCCACAAAGTTGAAGCCTACAGAGGTCATTTGCAGCGCACCTACCAGTACGCCTGGGCAAATGATGACATATCTGCTCTGACTGCATCCAACCTTCTGAAGAAATATGCAGAGAAGTATTCTGGCATTTTGGAAGGTCCCGTGGACCGGCCTGTTCTCAGCAATTTTTCAGACACACCATCAGGACTCGTGAATGGTCGGAAAAACGAGAGCGAACCCTGGCAGCCTTCCTTGAATTCAGAAGCCGTTTATCCTATGAACTGTGTTCCGGATGTCATCACTGCTAGCAAAGCTGGTGTCAGTTCAGCCCTCCCTCCTGTAGATGTCTCTGCAAGTATAGGGAGCTCCCCTGGGGTGGCCAGCAACCTGACAGAACCAAGTTACTCAAGTAGTACCTGTGGAAGCCACACAGTACCTAGTCTTCATTCAGGGCTCCCATCTCAGGAATATGCTCCAGGATACAACGGATCGTATTTGCATTCTACATACAGTAGCCAGCCCACACCTGCACTTCCTTCGCCTCATCCATCGCCACTGCATAGCTCCGGGCTCCTGCAGCCAccgccccctcctcctcccccaccagcCCTGGTCCCAGGCTACAATGGGACTTCCAATCTCTCGAGCTACAGCTATCCCTCTGCTAGCTATCCTCCTCAGACTGCCGTGGGGTCTGGGTACAGCCCTGGTGGAGCGCCCCCACCTCCTTCTGCATACCTGCCTTCAGGAATTCCTGCTCCCACTCCTCTGCCCCCCACTACCGTTCCTGGCTACACCTACCAGGGTCATGGTTTGACGCCCATTGCGCCCTCTACTCTGGCCAACAGCTCGGCAAGTTCTCTCAAAAGGAAAGCTTTCTATATGGCAGGGCAAGGAGACATGGACTCCAGTTACGGAAATTACAGCTATGGCCAACAGAGATCGACCCAGAGTCCTATGTACCGAATGCCCGACAACAGCATTTCAAACGCGAATCGGGGGAATGGCTTTGACAGAAATGCTGAAACATCATCCTTAGCATTTAAGCCAACAAAGCAGCTGATGTCCTCTGAACAGCAAAGGAAATTCAGCAGTCAGTCCAGTAGGGCTCTGACCCCTCCTTCCTACAGTACTGCTAAAAATTCACTGGGATCAAGATCCAGTGAATCCTTTGGGAAGTACACGTCGCCAGTCATGAGTGAGCACGGGGAAGACCCTAGGCAGCTCCTCGCTCATCCAATGCAAGGTCCGGGACTCCGTGCAGCTACCTCATCGAACCACTCTGTGGACGAGCAACTGAAGAACACTGACACGCACCTCATTGACCTAGTCACCAATGAGATCATCACCCAAGGACCTCCCGTGGACTGGAGTGACATAGCTGGTCTTGACCTGGTGAAGGCTGTCATTAAGGAGGAGGTTTTGTGGCCAGTGTTGAGGTCCGATGCGTTCAGTGGGCTGACGGCCTTGCCTAGGAGCGTCCTTCTCTTTGGACCTCGGGgaacaggcaaaacactcttgGGCAGATGCATAGCTAGTCAGCTGGGGGCCACGTTTTTCAAAATTGCTGGTTCCGGACTAGTTGCGAAGTGGTTAGGCGAAGCGGAGAAAATTATTCATGCCTCTTTTCTTGTGGCCAGGTGTCGCCAGCCCTCGGTGATTTTTGTTAGTGACATTGACATGCTTCTCTCCTCTCAAGTGAGCGAGGAACACAGTCCAGTCAGTCGGATGAGAACCGAGTTTCTGATGCAGCTGGACACTGTACTAACTTCGGCTGAGGACCAAATCGTAGTCATTTGTGCCACCAGTAAACCCGAAGAAATAGATGAATCTCTTCGCAGGTACTTCATGAAAAGACTTTTAATCCCGCTTCCTGACAGCACAGGGAGGCACCAGATAATAGTACAACTGCTCTCACAGCACAATTACTGTCTCAATGACAAGGAGTTTGCACTGCTCGTCCAGCGTACGGAAGGCTTTTCTGGACTCGACGTGGCTCATTTGTGTCAGGAAGCAGCGGTGGGCCCTCTCCACGCTATTCCAGCCACAGACCTTTCGGCCATTATGCCCAGCCAGTTGAGGCCCGTTACGTATCAAGACTTTGAAAATGCTTTCTGCAAGATTCAGCCCAGCATAACTCAGAAAGAGCTTGATATGTATGTTGAATGGAACAAAATGTTTGGTTGCAGTCAGTGA